One Pseudomonas sp. AN-1 genomic region harbors:
- a CDS encoding sulfate ABC transporter substrate-binding protein, which yields MSIRRFALAAIVGLSLSAAVQAQTLLNVSYDPTRELYQEYNAAFNQHWQAQGHEPVTIQQSHGGSGKQARAVIDGLKADVVTLALAGDIDELNKIGKLIPEDWQKRLPQASTPYTSTIVFLVRKGNPKQIKDWDDLVKPGVEVITPNPKTSGGARWNFLAAWAYAQQKYASEDKAKAFVEQLYKNVPVLDTGARGSTITFVNNQIGDVLLAWENEAFLALKEEGGENFEIVAPSLSILAEPPVAVVDKNVDRKGTREVATAYLEYLYSEEGQRIAARHFYRPRNEKVAAEFAQQFPALKLVTIDGDFGGWKSAQPKFFNDGGVFDQIYQVQ from the coding sequence ATGTCCATTCGTCGTTTCGCTCTGGCCGCCATCGTCGGCCTGTCCCTCAGCGCCGCCGTACAGGCGCAGACCCTGCTCAACGTGTCCTACGATCCGACCCGCGAGCTGTACCAGGAATACAACGCGGCCTTCAACCAGCACTGGCAGGCCCAGGGCCACGAGCCTGTGACCATCCAGCAGTCCCACGGTGGCTCGGGCAAGCAGGCCCGCGCGGTGATCGACGGTCTCAAGGCCGACGTGGTGACCCTGGCTCTGGCCGGCGACATCGACGAGCTGAACAAGATCGGCAAGCTGATTCCCGAGGACTGGCAGAAACGCCTGCCGCAGGCCAGCACCCCCTACACCTCGACCATCGTGTTCCTGGTGCGCAAGGGCAATCCCAAGCAGATCAAGGACTGGGACGATCTGGTCAAGCCGGGCGTGGAAGTGATCACCCCCAACCCGAAGACCTCCGGCGGCGCGCGCTGGAACTTCCTCGCCGCCTGGGCCTACGCCCAGCAGAAGTACGCCAGCGAGGACAAGGCCAAGGCCTTCGTCGAGCAGCTGTACAAGAACGTTCCGGTGCTCGACACCGGCGCGCGCGGCTCGACCATCACCTTCGTCAACAACCAGATCGGCGACGTGCTGCTGGCCTGGGAGAACGAGGCGTTCCTGGCGCTCAAGGAGGAGGGCGGCGAGAACTTCGAGATCGTCGCGCCCAGCCTGTCGATCCTTGCCGAGCCGCCGGTGGCGGTGGTCGACAAGAACGTCGACCGGAAGGGCACCCGCGAAGTGGCCACCGCCTACCTCGAGTACCTGTACAGCGAGGAAGGCCAGCGCATCGCCGCCAGGCACTTCTACCGACCGCGCAACGAGAAGGTCGCCGCCGAGTTCGCCCAGCAGTTCCCGGCGCTCAAGCTGGTCACCATCGATGGAGACTTCGGCGGCTGGAAGAGCGCGCAGCCGAAGTTCTTCAACGATGGCGGCGTATTCGACCAGATCTACCAGGTGCAGTGA
- the oscA gene encoding sulfur starvation response protein OscA: MSANLRSVAGQDEAGLLREIHNALHGLRYGAVEITVHNGQVVQIERKEKFRLQPPSGSKQP, from the coding sequence ATGAGCGCCAACCTACGCAGTGTCGCCGGCCAGGACGAAGCCGGTCTGTTGCGCGAGATCCACAATGCCCTGCACGGCCTGCGCTACGGCGCGGTGGAAATCACCGTGCACAACGGCCAGGTGGTGCAGATCGAGCGCAAGGAAAAGTTCCGCCTGCAGCCGCCGAGCGGCAGCAAGCAACCCTGA
- a CDS encoding glucokinase, which translates to MLILAADIGGTRARLLLGESRGDTWQPLRQQTLASQEHADGLSLLRAFLRPGEQPQVACLAVAGPVDGRQVRLTNLPWDLDADELAGQLALRRIELVNDLAAQAQGLPLLHDEQLYPLQSGRPQPGGVRALLAVGTGLGMALLAGTPAQPLVLPSEGGHADFAAQDEQQLALLRHLLPRHGRVSLELLLSGAGLVRLFAFLAGRDEDADDLPGPAQIGAAAAAGDARATATLELFARLLAGAAGNLALTGLARGGVYLGGGIAPKILPCLRLPAVREAFVARPPMRALLEGIPLQVVLDEQLGLRGAAQIAARLALQAE; encoded by the coding sequence ATGCTCATTCTGGCGGCAGACATCGGCGGTACCCGGGCGCGCCTGCTGCTGGGCGAGAGCCGCGGCGACACCTGGCAGCCCCTGCGTCAGCAGACCCTGGCCAGCCAGGAACATGCCGACGGCCTGAGCCTGCTGCGCGCCTTCCTGCGCCCGGGCGAACAGCCGCAGGTCGCCTGCCTGGCCGTGGCCGGGCCGGTCGATGGCCGGCAGGTGCGACTGACCAACCTGCCCTGGGACCTGGACGCCGACGAACTGGCCGGGCAACTCGCTCTGCGCCGGATCGAGCTGGTCAACGACCTAGCCGCCCAGGCCCAGGGCCTGCCCCTGCTGCACGACGAGCAACTGTACCCCTTGCAGAGCGGCAGGCCGCAGCCCGGCGGCGTGCGCGCCCTGCTCGCCGTCGGCACCGGCCTGGGCATGGCGCTGCTCGCCGGCACGCCGGCGCAGCCGCTGGTCCTGCCCAGCGAGGGCGGCCATGCCGACTTCGCCGCGCAGGACGAGCAGCAGCTCGCCCTGCTGCGCCACCTGTTGCCGCGCCACGGCCGGGTCAGCCTCGAGCTGCTGCTGTCCGGTGCGGGGCTGGTGCGCCTCTTCGCCTTTCTCGCCGGCCGCGACGAGGATGCCGACGACCTGCCCGGTCCCGCGCAGATCGGCGCCGCCGCCGCGGCCGGCGACGCCCGGGCGACGGCGACCCTCGAGCTGTTCGCCCGCCTGCTGGCCGGCGCCGCCGGCAACCTGGCGCTGACCGGCCTGGCCCGCGGCGGCGTGTACCTGGGCGGCGGCATCGCGCCGAAGATCCTGCCCTGCCTGCGCCTGCCGGCGGTGCGCGAGGCGTTCGTCGCCAGGCCGCCGATGCGTGCGCTGCTGGAAGGCATCCCGCTGCAGGTGGTGCTCGACGAGCAGCTGGGCCTGCGCGGCGCCGCGCAGATCGCCGCGCGCCTGGCGCTGCAGGCGGAGTGA
- a CDS encoding ABC transporter ATP-binding protein/permease, with translation MAPASPPPPRLTWQFLRLAGAYWNCERRWTVRAAVLLLVALTQAQVGLAIWISYWHRELFDVLEARSLRDLVWLIATFLLIFVLTMLVTALHLHVKRWLQLDWRRWLTDRLLDQWMAHARHYQLQFTSGEHDNPDGRIAEDIRIATETAIALALSLLYSLLILGSFIDILLDVSGSLPIPGTSLVVPGYLVLLAFLYAGGGTVFGLLLGRPLIRATNRLQTVEANLRFGLARARENSEAIALMHGEEIEHRQADRLFADVGQGWNRQTLGYLGIVSFSTGYGTLLPVFPILVAAPQFIAGGMTLGVLMQAAQAFQRLTSALSWPIDNLGELAKCRASVDRVVSLYNDMLLLEERADNPVEHRIDLRRSQGDTLTLRNLSLANPDGRVLLEPLDLSIQRGERVLISGDPTVTIALFKAVAGLWPWGHGEIELPAGQSIVFLPQRPFLPDGTLQAALSYPHPAGHFGHAQILHALDCAGIPWLAPRLEDSDDWDRVLPLRAQQRIGIARLLLHHPAWVFIEEATDAFDVQGEECMTEVLHRELLGSTLLTISFHRTLEHFYTRRLVLDRLCEDKYLSCSPEPAPCALREP, from the coding sequence ATGGCACCGGCCAGCCCGCCCCCGCCCCGGCTGACCTGGCAGTTCCTGCGCCTGGCCGGCGCCTACTGGAACTGCGAGCGCCGCTGGACGGTGCGCGCGGCGGTGCTGCTGCTGGTGGCGCTGACCCAGGCGCAGGTGGGCCTGGCGATCTGGATCAGCTACTGGCATCGCGAGCTGTTCGACGTCCTCGAGGCGCGCTCGCTGCGCGATCTGGTCTGGCTGATCGCCACCTTCCTGCTGATCTTCGTGCTGACCATGCTGGTCACCGCCCTGCACCTGCACGTCAAGCGCTGGCTGCAACTGGACTGGCGGCGCTGGCTGACCGACCGCCTGCTCGACCAGTGGATGGCCCACGCCCGCCACTACCAGCTGCAGTTCACCAGCGGCGAGCACGACAACCCCGACGGGCGCATCGCCGAGGACATCCGCATCGCCACCGAGACGGCCATCGCCCTGGCGCTGTCGCTGCTCTATTCGCTGCTGATCCTCGGCAGCTTCATCGACATCCTCCTCGACGTCTCCGGCAGCCTGCCGATCCCCGGCACCTCCCTGGTGGTGCCCGGCTATCTGGTGCTGCTGGCCTTCCTGTATGCCGGCGGCGGCACCGTGTTCGGCCTGCTGCTGGGCCGGCCGCTGATCCGCGCTACCAACCGCCTGCAGACGGTGGAGGCCAACCTGCGCTTCGGCCTGGCCCGTGCCCGCGAGAACTCCGAGGCGATCGCCCTGATGCACGGCGAGGAGATCGAGCACCGCCAGGCCGATCGGCTGTTCGCCGACGTCGGCCAGGGCTGGAACCGCCAGACGCTCGGCTACCTGGGCATCGTCTCCTTCTCCACCGGCTACGGCACCCTGCTGCCGGTGTTCCCGATCCTGGTCGCCGCGCCGCAGTTCATCGCCGGGGGCATGACCCTGGGCGTGCTGATGCAGGCGGCGCAGGCCTTCCAGCGCCTGACCTCGGCGCTGTCCTGGCCGATCGACAACCTCGGCGAGCTGGCCAAGTGCCGCGCCTCGGTCGACCGGGTGGTGAGCCTGTACAACGACATGCTGCTGCTCGAGGAGCGCGCCGACAATCCGGTGGAGCACCGCATCGACCTGCGCCGCAGCCAGGGCGACACACTGACCCTGCGCAACCTCAGCCTGGCCAATCCGGACGGACGGGTGCTGCTGGAGCCTCTGGACCTGAGCATCCAGCGCGGCGAACGGGTGCTGATCAGCGGCGACCCGACGGTGACCATCGCCCTGTTCAAGGCAGTCGCCGGGCTGTGGCCCTGGGGCCATGGCGAAATCGAGCTGCCCGCCGGACAGAGCATCGTGTTCCTGCCGCAGCGGCCGTTCCTGCCCGACGGCACCCTGCAGGCGGCGCTCAGCTACCCGCACCCCGCCGGCCACTTCGGCCACGCGCAGATTCTCCACGCCCTGGACTGCGCCGGCATCCCCTGGCTGGCGCCGCGCCTGGAGGACAGCGACGACTGGGACCGCGTGCTGCCGCTGCGCGCCCAGCAGCGCATCGGCATCGCCCGCCTGCTGCTGCACCATCCGGCCTGGGTGTTCATCGAGGAGGCCACCGACGCCTTCGACGTGCAGGGCGAGGAATGCATGACCGAGGTGCTGCACCGCGAACTGCTCGGCTCGACGCTGCTGACCATCAGCTTCCACCGCACCCTGGAACACTTCTACACGCGCCGGTTGGTGCTCGACCGGCTGTGCGAAGACAAGTACCTGAGCTGCTCGCCGGAGCCGGCCCCCTGCGCCCTACGCGAACCCTGA
- a CDS encoding glycoside hydrolase family 5 protein has translation MKQAGMKLRGVNLGSWLVLEKWMVPSLFEGLAATDETTWCAELGEAAGERLCRHWDSFVTRDDFAWIAGHGLNAVRIPLGHWIFGPDYPWHPSYGAHRHPFVEGGIEVLDRAMDWAQEFGLRVVLDLHAAPGCQNGFDNGGIKDVCEWHTRPEYLEHSLAVLERLAERYRDHPALHAIEALNEPRWDVPTDYLKAYYLAAYARIRKHCPAERVAVVFHDGFRDFREYLGFMQGPEFRNVIFDIHRYQCFERGDIDMDIYGHLRKAAGEWKQEADAVITELGLPTFCGEWSLGLDLRVVSLWAEGPFNHALEYMDAFQEDVAYRGYAAAQLATWEKYLGWFFWSYKTETTPAWCFRDCVERGWLPSGFA, from the coding sequence ATGAAGCAGGCAGGCATGAAGCTGCGCGGGGTCAATCTGGGCAGCTGGCTGGTGCTGGAGAAATGGATGGTGCCGAGTCTGTTCGAAGGGCTGGCGGCCACCGACGAGACCACCTGGTGCGCCGAACTGGGCGAGGCTGCGGGCGAGCGCCTGTGCCGGCACTGGGACAGCTTCGTCACCCGCGACGACTTCGCCTGGATCGCCGGCCATGGCCTGAACGCCGTGCGCATTCCGCTGGGCCACTGGATCTTCGGCCCCGACTATCCCTGGCACCCGAGCTACGGCGCGCACCGCCATCCCTTCGTCGAAGGCGGCATCGAGGTGCTCGACCGCGCCATGGACTGGGCGCAGGAGTTCGGTCTGCGCGTGGTGCTCGACCTGCATGCCGCCCCGGGCTGTCAGAACGGTTTCGACAACGGCGGAATCAAGGACGTCTGCGAATGGCACACCCGCCCGGAATACCTCGAGCATTCGCTGGCGGTGCTGGAGCGCCTGGCCGAGCGCTATCGCGACCATCCGGCGCTGCACGCCATCGAAGCGCTCAACGAACCGCGCTGGGACGTGCCCACCGACTACCTCAAGGCCTACTACCTGGCCGCCTACGCGCGCATCCGCAAGCATTGCCCGGCCGAGCGGGTGGCGGTGGTGTTCCATGACGGTTTCCGCGATTTCCGCGAGTATCTGGGCTTCATGCAGGGGCCGGAGTTCCGTAACGTGATCTTCGACATCCACCGCTACCAGTGCTTCGAGCGCGGCGACATCGACATGGACATCTACGGCCACCTGCGCAAGGCCGCCGGCGAGTGGAAGCAGGAGGCCGATGCCGTCATCACCGAGCTGGGCCTGCCGACCTTCTGCGGCGAGTGGAGTCTGGGCCTGGACCTCCGGGTGGTCTCGCTGTGGGCCGAGGGGCCGTTCAATCACGCGCTGGAGTACATGGACGCCTTCCAGGAGGATGTGGCCTACCGCGGCTACGCCGCCGCCCAACTGGCCACCTGGGAGAAGTACCTGGGCTGGTTCTTCTGGAGCTACAAGACCGAGACCACTCCGGCCTGGTGTTTCCGCGACTGCGTCGAGCGCGGCTGGCTGCCGTCAGGGTTCGCGTAG
- the rplS gene encoding 50S ribosomal protein L19 — translation MSNKNPIIQQIEAEQMNKEIPAFAPGDTVIVQVKVKEGDRQRLQAFEGVVIGKRNRGLNSAFTVRKISSGFGVERTFQTYSPLVDSITVKRRGDVRKAKLYYLRDLSGKAARIKEKLV, via the coding sequence ATGAGCAACAAGAACCCGATCATTCAGCAGATCGAAGCTGAACAGATGAACAAAGAGATCCCGGCGTTCGCCCCCGGCGACACCGTGATCGTGCAAGTGAAGGTGAAGGAAGGCGACCGTCAGCGTCTGCAGGCCTTCGAAGGCGTGGTGATCGGCAAGCGTAACCGCGGCCTGAACAGCGCCTTCACCGTGCGCAAGATCTCCAGCGGCTTTGGCGTCGAGCGTACCTTCCAGACCTACAGCCCGCTGGTCGACAGCATCACCGTCAAGCGTCGCGGCGACGTGCGCAAGGCCAAGCTGTACTACCTCCGCGACCTGTCCGGCAAGGCCGCTCGCATCAAGGAGAAGCTGGTCTGA
- the trmD gene encoding tRNA (guanosine(37)-N1)-methyltransferase TrmD, protein MRVDVLSLFPEMFAAISEYGITSRAVKQGLLQLQCWNPRDYTEDRHQTVDDRPFGGGPGMVMKIKPLERALADARQAAGGAAKVIYLSPQGRRLDQAAVRELANEERLILIAGRYEGIDERFIETHVDEEWSIGDYVLSGGELPAMVLIDAVTRLLPGALGHADSAEEDSFTDGLLDCPHYTRPEVYEGKSVPPVLLSGNHEHIRRWRLQQSLGRTWERRADLLDSRSLSGEEKKLLDEYIRQQNDS, encoded by the coding sequence ATGCGGGTAGACGTTCTCAGCCTGTTCCCCGAGATGTTCGCCGCCATCAGCGAGTACGGCATCACCAGCCGTGCGGTGAAGCAGGGTCTCCTGCAGCTGCAATGCTGGAATCCGCGGGATTACACCGAGGACCGCCACCAGACGGTGGACGATCGGCCCTTCGGCGGTGGCCCGGGGATGGTGATGAAGATAAAGCCGCTGGAGCGGGCCCTGGCCGATGCCAGGCAAGCTGCAGGCGGTGCGGCCAAGGTGATCTACCTGTCGCCGCAGGGGCGTCGTCTCGATCAGGCGGCGGTCCGCGAACTGGCGAACGAGGAGCGTCTGATCCTCATCGCCGGGCGTTACGAAGGCATCGACGAGCGTTTCATCGAGACGCACGTGGATGAAGAATGGTCGATCGGCGATTATGTCCTGTCCGGCGGTGAGCTGCCGGCCATGGTGCTGATCGATGCGGTGACGCGGCTGTTGCCCGGAGCATTGGGACACGCCGATTCCGCCGAGGAGGACTCGTTTACCGACGGCCTGCTCGACTGTCCGCACTACACCCGACCCGAGGTGTACGAGGGCAAAAGTGTTCCGCCGGTGCTGCTCAGCGGCAACCACGAACACATCCGGCGCTGGCGTTTGCAGCAGTCCCTGGGACGTACCTGGGAACGACGTGCCGATCTTCTGGATAGTCGCTCGCTTTCTGGAGAAGAGAAAAAGCTGCTGGACGAATATATCCGCCAGCAGAACGATAGTTAA
- the rimM gene encoding ribosome maturation factor RimM (Essential for efficient processing of 16S rRNA) produces MQNSPAPAEDLVVLGKIVSVYGIRGEVKIYSYTDPLDNLLDYRHWTLKRDGEVRQVELASGRLHNKVLTAKIKGLDDREEARGYAGFLICVPRSLLPALEEDEFYWYQLEGLKVINQDGQLLGKVDHLLETGANDVLVVKPCAGSLDDRERLLPYTEQCVQKVDLAAGELRVDWDADF; encoded by the coding sequence ATGCAAAATTCGCCGGCACCCGCCGAGGATCTGGTCGTCCTTGGCAAAATCGTCTCGGTGTACGGCATCCGCGGTGAGGTCAAGATCTACTCCTACACCGATCCGCTGGATAACCTGCTGGACTACCGCCACTGGACGCTCAAGCGTGATGGCGAGGTCCGTCAGGTCGAACTGGCCAGTGGGCGCCTGCACAACAAGGTGCTGACCGCCAAGATCAAGGGACTCGACGATCGCGAAGAGGCCCGCGGCTATGCCGGATTCCTCATCTGTGTACCGCGCAGCTTGCTGCCGGCGCTGGAAGAGGACGAGTTCTACTGGTATCAGCTGGAAGGTCTGAAGGTCATCAATCAGGACGGGCAACTGCTCGGAAAGGTCGACCACTTGCTGGAAACCGGCGCCAACGACGTGCTGGTGGTGAAGCCCTGTGCGGGCAGTCTGGACGATCGCGAGCGCCTGTTGCCCTACACGGAGCAATGCGTGCAGAAGGTCGATCTGGCTGCCGGTGAGCTGCGGGTGGACTGGGATGCGGATTTCTGA
- the rpsP gene encoding 30S ribosomal protein S16 encodes MVTIRLARGGSKKRPFYHLTVTNSRSARDGRFVERIGFFNPVATGGEVRLSVNAERAQYWLSQGAQPSERAAQLLKEAAAQA; translated from the coding sequence ATGGTAACCATCCGTCTTGCTCGTGGCGGCTCCAAGAAGCGCCCTTTCTACCACCTGACCGTGACCAACAGCCGCTCCGCCCGTGACGGCCGTTTCGTCGAGCGCATCGGTTTCTTCAACCCGGTCGCCACCGGTGGTGAAGTGCGTCTCTCCGTGAACGCCGAGCGTGCCCAGTACTGGCTGAGCCAGGGCGCCCAGCCGTCCGAGCGCGCTGCCCAGCTGCTCAAGGAAGCGGCTGCTCAGGCCTGA